Proteins encoded by one window of Cannabis sativa cultivar Pink pepper isolate KNU-18-1 chromosome 4, ASM2916894v1, whole genome shotgun sequence:
- the LOC133036592 gene encoding uncharacterized protein LOC133036592, producing the protein MMSMLCRPFFIFLAVMLICFLFFQMAPRLIIPAPEHFTGRVTYRGTGIFAKIKARFEEFNLNNTAKESRFGNFWNAVPLTFSSVLFHQLMLHKMKVDAQEELRMRFYVGRKEVRFGVLEFALITGLDFSSGPTEEEKAAQVARSGSDRLINRYFNRSDSVKTEALQLQFTNCQNPEDLYKLGLCLFVESVLLGREANALITPHILRYVEDLEFFFRIPWGKHSFARLMHSLQKDMLKQKANYEKKLSSDVQHECKYTAYGFAPAVQYWAYEAILEVGKRYGTNHGIRFPRMLSWTSKGDIGKKDVSALFSRRNLEVVKGLLPRTEEEAFVRTISYDGVENLVDDVVDDTEAEAPDRGPRRDPSTPPPAASPPVEEDEVFPDDYDPYEGAPATPIEAQPLIHHIDAAMHMLRRRRTDYPLTFPQKGIILSTFVTAMMSSAWTSHKGPRKNFKWEDYILDYCRGAHKNGKFPILTPEELKQEPDVGIVTPEMQKVFDAQRAFERERCGNEFRYQCLTRDMKNDVTELSRPES; encoded by the exons atgatgtcgatgttatgtcgaccattttttatttttttggcagTTATGttgatttgttttttgttttttcagatggctcccagactcatcattccagcacccgagcattttactggccgcgtcacatataggggcactggaatttttgcaaaaatcaaagctcggtttgaggagttcaaccttaataacacggcgaaggaaagccgtttcgggaacttctggaatgccgtaccattgacattctcctcggtgttatttcaccagctgatgctccacaaaatgaaagtggatgctcaggaggagttgaggatgaggttttatgttggtcggaaggaggtccgattcggggtgctggagtttgcactcattacgggtttggacttctcctcggggccaacagaagaggagaaggctgcGCAGGTCGCGCGCTCGGGGTCAGACCGATTGATCAACAGATATTTCAACCGGTCTGATAGTGTGAAGACAGAAGCACTCCAACTTCAGTTCACAAACTGCCAGAAcccggaagacttgtacaagctcggcttgtgcttgtttgtggagtcagtGCTTCTGGGCCGCGAGGCAAACGCGCTGATTACGCCTCACATACTTAGATATGTGGAAgacctcgagttcttcttccggattccttgggggaagcactcattcgccagactcatgcactcgcttcagaaagacatgttgaaacagaaggccaactacgagaagaagctgagttcggatgttcagcacgagtgcaaatacacagcatatggcttcgcacctgcagtacaatattgggcgtacgaggccattttggaggttgggaagaggtatggcacgaaccacgggattcggttccccaggatgcttagctggacgagcaaaggcgatattgggaagaaagacgtcagcgcattattttctagacgg aatcttgaagtggtgaaggggctacttccacggacagaggaggaggcatttgtgaggaccatatcttacgatggtgtggagAACCTGGTTGATGATGTTGTGGATGACACAGAGGCTGAGGCA CCGGACCGAGGCCCCAGGCGAGATCCATCTACCCCACCACCAGCTGCTTCACCCCCAGTAGAAGAGGATGAGGTCTTCCCCGACGATTACGATCCTTATGAGGGAGCTCCAGCGACTCCGATCGAGGCACAACCTCttatccat CATATAGATGCAGCAATGCATATGCTGAGGAGGCGACGCACCGACTATCCACTGACATTTCCTCAGAAGGGTATCATTCTCTCCACATTCGTGACCGCCATGATGAGCAGTGCATGGACGAGCCACAAGGGTCCGAGAAAAAACTTTAAATGGGAGGATTATATCCTGGACTACTGCAGAGGGGCtcataag AACGGCAAATTCCCCATCTTAACTCCTGAAGAGCTGAAGCAGGAGCCTGATGTTGGCATAGTTACTCCTGAAATGCAGAAAGTTTTTGACGCCCAAAGAGCTTTCGAAAGAGAACGATGTGGGaacgagttcag